In Sorangium aterium, the genomic stretch ATCGAGCTCTCGCGGACGTTCGCCGCGGGGAAGCGGCATGTCCGGCTCATCGAGGTGGACGACGGCCACGAGCTCGTCGCCTCGATCCCGCGCATCCTCCGCGAGGCGGACGAGTTCCTGCGCCATTTCGTCGGCGGCTGACGAACACGCGTTTCACCAGGACCGCGAACGCTGAGCGTGTGTTCAGTACACTCTGCCCGATACGCCGGTCGGACCGTCCCCTCACCGACCGACTGGCATTCTATGCGAGAAGGGCACAGCTATCAAGAGCGAAGAGCGTCGCTTACAGATCGCGTGTGATCGGCCGCGGATCGGCCGCGGTCGAGCGATCGGAGGAGCGAATGGCGACAGCGACGGCCACCGGGCGCACCGCGCCCATCAACGACATCGAGATGTACTACGAGCTTCGCGGCGAAGGGCCGCCGCTCGTGCTGCTCCACGGCTTCACCGGGGCGAGCGGCGACTGGGCTCACGTGTTCGACCTCGCGGAGCTCGGGAGTGGACACACGGTCATCGCCCCCGATCTGCGCGGCCACGGCCGCTCGACCAACCCGGCGGGCTCCCTGACCATCCGTCAGTGCGCCTCCGACGTCTTCGCCCTCCTCGATCACCTCGGGGTGAAGGCGTTCCGGGCCATCGGCCTCAGCTTCGGCGCCAAGTGCCTCCTGCACCTGGCCACGCAGCAGCCGGACCGCGTGGAGTCGATGGTCCTCGTGTCCGCGACACCGTACTTCCCCGAGCAGGCCAGGGCGATCATGCGCCTCGTCTCCGACGAGGGCCGCTCGGAGGAGGAATGGCGGGACATGAGGAGCCGCCACGCGCTCGGCGACGCGCAGATCCGAGCGCTGTGGAATCAGCCGCGCCGCTTCGCGGCCAGCCACGACGACATGAGCTTCACGCCCCCCCACCTGTCGACCATCACGGCGCGCACGATGATCGTGAGCGGCGACCGCGATCCCCTCTACCCGGCCGAGATCGCCCTGGAGATGTACCGCGCCATCCCGCGCTCCTGCCTGTGGCTCCTGCCGAACGGCGGACACGGCCCCATCTTCGGGGAGTGGAAGGAGCCGTTCGCCCGCGCGGCGCTGGCGTTCCTGCGCGCTGATCCGGGCGAGCAGGCCGTGACCCCGGCCTGACGAGGGAGACGCGCGGCGCGCGGCGTCACTGCGCGCCCTCGGCGCGCTCCTCCGCCGGTGACTGCGCGCCGAGCTTCGGCAGCCGGACGCTCAGCGTCTTCATCTCTCCCGGCTCCACGTTGACCATCAGCGTCTTGGGCGCATGCCCAGGGGCGGACAGCACGAATCGGTGTCCCTCACCCACCGTGAGCCCCTCGATCCTCGTGCGATTGCCCTTCCAGAGCTTCCCGTCGACGAAGACGCTGGCCGGCGGATCGACCCAGAGCACCACCGTCGCCGTGAGCCTGTCGAGATCGGCCACGACCTCCTTGAAGCGCACCTCATCGCTCAGCTTCACGGCCGTGCGGTACGGCTTGTATCCGTCTTTGGTGAGCTTGATGTGGAGCTCACGCCCGAGCGGAAGCTCGCGGAGCTTGGCCGGCGTGGCGACGGGGTGACGCTCGCCGTTCACCCAGATGGCGCAGCCCTCGGGCTTGCTCGTGATCTCCAGCGAGCCCTTCGCCTCGACCGGCGCGGGCGGCTCCTGACGGCTCGCCTGGGCGTCGTGGACCATCGTCATGAACTCGGCGTGCCGCTCCGAGAGCTGGCCCTGCATGTAGAGGAACCCAGGCACGAGCGCGAGCGCGCTGGCGGCCGGGATGAGCGCCGCAACACCTCCCTTGCCCGCGAGCGGCGGCGGGCTGCTCAAGGTCGTCGGGCTCGTGCTCGTCGGGACGCC encodes the following:
- a CDS encoding alpha/beta fold hydrolase; amino-acid sequence: MATATATGRTAPINDIEMYYELRGEGPPLVLLHGFTGASGDWAHVFDLAELGSGHTVIAPDLRGHGRSTNPAGSLTIRQCASDVFALLDHLGVKAFRAIGLSFGAKCLLHLATQQPDRVESMVLVSATPYFPEQARAIMRLVSDEGRSEEEWRDMRSRHALGDAQIRALWNQPRRFAASHDDMSFTPPHLSTITARTMIVSGDRDPLYPAEIALEMYRAIPRSCLWLLPNGGHGPIFGEWKEPFARAALAFLRADPGEQAVTPA
- a CDS encoding PEGA domain-containing protein, which codes for MSGGATVSQSGVPTSTSPTTLSSPPPLAGKGGVAALIPAASALALVPGFLYMQGQLSERHAEFMTMVHDAQASRQEPPAPVEAKGSLEITSKPEGCAIWVNGERHPVATPAKLRELPLGRELHIKLTKDGYKPYRTAVKLSDEVRFKEVVADLDRLTATVVLWVDPPASVFVDGKLWKGNRTRIEGLTVGEGHRFVLSAPGHAPKTLMVNVEPGEMKTLSVRLPKLGAQSPAEERAEGAQ